A stretch of DNA from Pseudonocardia hierapolitana:
GGATCTTCGCCAAGGACAACGGCGGCGGCTTCCTCACCGACCGCTTCCCCGACGCCTACAAGGCGATCTGGGACTTCGCCGGGCAGAAGTGCACGTCCCGGCACATCCCCGGGGTGGAGTTCACCGGGATCACCCACCCCGGCCTCTTCGGTACCGCGCCCTCGCCGGAGCTCCTCGGCCGGTGGAACGCGCGGGAACGCGCGCTGATCGCCACCGACCCCGACCGCGTGCCCCCGCTCGCGCTGCCGCCGCTGGAGGAGAACGCGCTCGGCGGCACCGCGTCCGGCGACGCGCTCGCCGCCATCGCCCGTGACGGCGCCCGCACGGTGCCGGCCAGGGAGAACGGCGGCAACCACGACATCAAGAACTTCACCCGCGGCTCGCGCGTCTTCTACCCGGTGCACGTGCCGGGCGCGCTGTTCTCCGGCGGCGACCTGCACTTCAGCCAGGGCGATGGCGAGATCACCTTCTGCGGCGCCATCGAGATGGGCGGCTTCATCGACTTCCACGTCGACCTGATCAAGGGCGGCATGCAGACGTACGGGGTGACGACGAACCCGATCCTGATGCCGGGGAACGTCGAGCCGCGCTACTCGGAGTTCCTCACGTTCATCGGGATCGGCGTCGACCACGGGAGCGACACGCAGCTCTACAACGACGCCACCGCGGCCTACCGCAACGCGTGCCTCAACGCGGTGGAGTACCTGACGAAGTTCGGCTACTCCGGCGCCCAGGCCTACCTCCTGCTCGGCGCGGCGCCCATCGAGGGCAGGGTCAGCGGGGTGGTCGACATCCCGAACGCCTGCTGCTCCCTCTACCTGCCCACGGCGATCTTCGACTTCGACATCCGGCCGTCCGCCTCGGGGCCCGTCTCGGCCGACCGGGGGAGCTGCGCGGTGTCGTCATGACGGCCCTTGCGCGGCCGGCATCGGCGGAGCACGGTCGGAACCCCTCGTCAAGGAGGTTCCCGTGATTGGACCAGACGCCCCGTACGACGTCCACGAGATCCCGGACTTCACGCTGGCCTGCGGCGCCACGCTGCGTCCCGCCCGGATCGCCTACCAGACCTACGGGACGCTCAACGCGGCGAAGGACAACGCGATCGTCTATCCGACCTGGTACTCGGGCCGCCACTGGGACAACGAGTGGCTCATCGGCGAGGACAAGGCGCTGAACCCCGACCGCTGGTTCATCATCGTCCCGAACATGCTCGGCAACGGCCTCTCCTCGTCGCCGTCGAACACACCGCCCCCGTGGGATCGCGCCCGGTTCCCGCAGATCGCGGTGCGGGACAACGTCGCCGCGCAGCACCGGATCGTCACCGAGGTGTTCGGCATCGAGACGCTGCAGCTCGTGCTCGGCTGGTCGATGGGAGCGGGGCAGACCTACCAGTGGGCGGTCAGCCACCCGGAGATGGTCCAGCGGATCCTGCCGTTCTGCGGATCGCCGCGGACCGCGCCGCACAACAAGGTGTTCCTCGACTCGTTGCGCCACGCCCTGCGCGCCGACGCCGCCTTCGCCGAGGGGTGGTACGAACCCGACGCCCTCCCCGTGCGCGGCCTGCGCGCGTTCGCCCGGATCTACGCGGGCTGGGGCTTCTCGCAGGCGTTCTACTGGGACGAGGTGTGGCGCGAGCTCGGCCACACCTCCCTGGAGGACTTCGCGGTCGGGTTCTGGGAGGGCTTCTTCCTCGACGGGAGGGACCCGAACAACCTGCTCACGATGCTCGACACCTGGTGGAACGGCGACGTGGGCGCCACCCCCGGCTTCGCGTCCACCGAGGAGGCCCTCGCTTCCATCCGAGCACGGGCGATCGTCATGCCGGCGGAGAAGGACCTCTACTTCCCGCCCGAGGACGAACAGTGGGCCGTCTCGCACATGAAGACCGCCGAGCTGCGGGTGATCCCCGGTGTCTGGGGGCACTTCGCGGGCGGTGGGGCGAACCCGGTCGACACGGCGTTCATCGACCAGGCGGTCGGGGAGCTCCTCTCGAGGTGATCCTTCCGAACGGGCCGACCCGGAAGCACAATGGGGGGATGGACGGGCGGGAGTCTGTCGGCAGGCGGTACGCCGAGCACCTCACCGATCACGACCTGTTGGTCCTCACCGGGGGGCGCGCCGACCAGGTGGCGGCGCTGCGGCGGGAGCCGACCCTGGTGCTGGACCTGCTGGACCGGCCGGGGGTCGCCGACGCGATTGTCGCAGCGCGGCCGGACGAGGCGGCGCGCTTCCGGTACCTGTCACCGTTCCTCGTGTTCGCCGCGGCGGTGCACCGCGTCGGAAGTTCCCTCGTCGGGCGTCACTACGTGGCCGATCGTGCGGGCCCGCGCTCGCGGGTGCCGGTCTTCGACGCGCCGGTCCTGGCGGCGTTCGCCACCGAGCCTGCGCACCGGCTCTTCCTCGCCGAGCTGCTGGCGTCCTACTCCCGCGTCATGTCGGGGACGGTCTGGCGCCGCGGTGCTCGTGGCTGGCGACGCCAGCGGTGGAACGAGCTCGACCTCCCGCGCCTCGCCGGCCTGCTCGAGGTCGTGACTCCGGTCGAGCAGCCGGGCGTCTGGCGCCGCATCGGCGACGGTGCCCTGTTCCTCGCCGGGGTGTTCCCCGAGTACGCGGAGCGGACCATGGGCATGGTCGAGGTCGCGCGGTTGCAGCGCGCCACCGGCCTGCGCCTCGCATCGGCCGACGGCGGCGTCGGCGACCTGCTCGAGGAGCTGGCCGGACGGGCCTACGAGAAGGCGGGGGCCGGGGTGCCGCGCGGGGTCGTCGAGTCGCCGCGCACGGCACGCCGCGTGCTGACGCTGGTCGCCGACCGGTACCTGTTCCCGGTCACGATCGACTGGCTGCCGGCGCCCGGGGCCTGAAGGCACTCGTTCAGGGCTTCCGCGCCCGGCTCGGTGCCACGCGCGGTGGTTCCCCCGGCATCTTGGGGTAGACGGGCGGCCAGGGCGCGTCCATCAGCCCGCCGGCCGTGTCGCGCCGGTGCAGCTCCAGCAGCGGTTCCAGGGACTGGCGCTCGGACGACATCTCGGCCCACGGGTCACCGTGCCCGGCGATCCGGGCGGGGACGGTGGCGATGGTGAGCTCGGTCGGTGTGATCGACTCCAGCTCCCGCCAGTCGAACGGGGTGGACACCTGGCCGTGCGGGTTGGCGCGGACGGACCAGGCGCCGAACACGGTCTTGTGCGGGGCGTTCTGGTTGAAGTCGACGAACACGCGGGTGCCGCGTTCCTCCTTCCACCAGGCCGCGGTGATCAGGTCGGGCCGGCGGCGCTCGAGCTCGCGGGCCACGGCGACCGCCGCCGCGCGCACCGCGTAGCCATCCCAGCGGGGCTGGAGGCGGACGTAGACGTGGATCCCCCGGCTCCCCGTGGTCTTGGGGTGGCCGGCGACGCCGAGCTCGTCGAGCAGGGCCTTCGTCTCCGCGGCCGCCTCCCGGATCATCGTGAACGTGACGCCGGGGCCCGGGTCGAGGTCGATCCGCAGCTCGTCGGTGTGCGCCGGGTCGGCGGCGGTCACGGGCCACACGTGGAAGCCGAGGCAGCCCATGTTCACCGCCCACAGGACGTGTGCGAGGTCGACGGCGACCAGCGCGTTGGACGTGGTGCCGTTCGGCGTCGAGACGACCGTGGTGGTCACCCACGGGTCGGCGGCCGTGGGCGCGACGCGCTTCTGGAAGAACGACGGCCCGCTCGCGCCCTTCGGGAAGCGCTGCAGGAGCACCGGCCGGCCGCCCATCGCCGCCATGAGCGGCTCCGCGACGGCCAGGTAGTAGCGCGCGAGGTCGAGCTTCGTCTCGCCGCGGGCGGGGAACAGCACCTTCCCCGGGCTGGTGATCCGCACCTTGCGCCCGGCGATGTCGAGTACCTCGGTGTCGTCCGCGGTCACGCGGCGACCGTACCGCCGGTCAGGGCATCGGCGCCCTGATCGTGCCCGTGACCTCGCCGAACCCGATCCGGCCGCCGCTCGTACCGGGCGCGGTGGCGGAGATCCTGACCTCGTCGCCGTCCTGGAGGAACGTGCGCTCCTCGCCCTTCACGGTGACCGGCTCGCGCCCGCCCCAGGTGAGCTCGATGAACGCGCCGCGCTGGTGCTTCTCCGGCCCGGAGATCGTGCCGGAGGCGAACAGGTCACCGACGCGCGCGGACGCCCCGTTGACGGTCATGTGGGCGAGCATCTGCGCAGCCGACCAGTACATCTCCCGGTACGGCGGGCGGGAGACCTCCTCGCCGTTCCACTCCACGAGGAGGTCGATGTCGAGACCCCAGTCCTCGCGCCCGCGCAGGTACGGAAGGGGCTGCGGGTCCTGCCCGGGCAACGGTACGCGTGCGGCCTCCAGCGCGGCCAGCGGCACCACCCACGGGGAGATCGACGTGGCGAAGCTCTTGCCCAGGTGCGGGCCGAGCGGCACGTACTCCCACGCCTGCAGGTCGCGGGCGGACCAGTCGTTGAGCAGCACCGCGCCGAAGACGTGCTCGGCGAACTCGTCCACGCCGATGCGGTCGCCGAGCTGCGACCCGACGCCCACGACGAAGCCCAGCTCGGCCTCGATGTCCAGGCGCCTGCTCGGACCGAACGTGGGTGCGGCCTCGTCGGGGGCCTTGCGCTGCCCGCACGGCCGCACGACGTCCGTGCCGGAGACGACGACCGTGCCGGCGCGGCCGTGGTAGCCCACGGGCAGGTGCTTCCAGTTGGGCATCAGCGGCTCGGAGTCGGGGCGGAACAGGCGCCCCAGGTTCGAGGCGTGGTGCTCGGAGGCGTAGAAGTCCACGTAGTCCGCGACCTCGAACGGCAGGTGCATCCGCACATCGCCGACCGGGTGCAGGGCGGCGTCCGGGACGTCACCGGCCAGGAGATCCGTGAGCTGCTCCCGTACCCGCGTCCACCGGGACCGGCCCTGCGCCATGAACGCGCCCAGCGAGGGTGTCGCGAACACCGGGTCGTCGAGCAGCACGGACAGGTCCACGACGCTGTCGCCGTAGCGCACCCCCACCCGCGGGGTGCCGCCCGCGGGGGAGAAGACGCCGTAGGGCAGGTTGTCCAACCCGAAGAGGGAGGCGTCGGTCATCGGGCCGGCCCCCGCCCCGCCCAGCTCCAGGCGTAGGCGGGATCCTCGGCTGCGATGCCGCCCTCGCCCAGCTCGAGGGGCCGGAACGTGTCGACCATGACGGCCAGCTCGTCGAAGAACTCCGCGCCCAGCGACCGCTCCACCGCGCCGGGCTGCGGGCCGTGGCTGTGCCCGCCCGGATGCAGGCTGATCGAGCCCTGCCCGATGCCCGATCCCTTGCGGGCCTCGTAGTCGCCGCCGCAGTAGAACATCACCTCGTCGGAGTCGACGTTGGAGTGGTAGTAGGGCACCGGCACCGCCAGGGGGTGGTAGTCCACCTTGCGCGGCACGAAGTTGCAGATCACGAAGTTGTTCGCCTCGAACACCTGGTGCACGGGCGGCGGCTGGTGCACCCGGCCGGTGATCGGTTCGAAGTCGCTCACGTTGAAGGTGTACGGGTAGAGGCAGCCGTCCCAGCCCACCACGTCGAAGGGGTGGGTCGGGTAGACGTGGCGGGTACCGGTGACGCCGCGGGAGCCGCGGTGCTTCACCAGCACCTCGACGTCCGTTCCCTCGACGAGGAACGGCTCGCCGGGCCCGTGCAGGTCCCGCTCGCAGTAGGGCGCGTGCTCCAGCAGCTGCCCGTAGCGCGAGAGGTAGCGCTTCGGCGGCGCGATGTGGGAGTTCGCCTCGATGGCGTAGAGCCGCAGCGGGTCCGAGCCGGTGGGGACCCACCGGTGGGTCGTGGCCCGGGGGAGGAGCACGTAGTCGCCCTGTCGCGCCGTGAGCACGCCGAACACGGTCTCGACGGTCGCCGCTCCCGACTCCACGTACACGCACTCGTCGCCGATGGCGTTGCGGTACAGCGGGGAGGGCTGGCCGGCCGCGACGTAGGAGATCCGCACGTCGGCGTTGCCCAGCACCAGCCTCCGTCCGGTGACCGCGTCGGCGGCCTTCCAGTCCTCCCCGACCAGGTCGTGCAGCTTGAGGTGGCGGGGCAGCAGCGGGCGGTTCTCGGTCAGCGCCTGGTCGGGCAGCTCCCACGGTGAGGCGTCGACGAGCGCCGAGGGCACGCCGCGGTGGTAGAGGAGGGCGGAGTCTGAGGAGAAGCCCTCCTCGCCCATCAGCTCCTCGTAGTAGAGGCCCCCGTCGGGGGTGCGGTGCTGGGTGTGCCGCTTGGGCGGGATGTCACCGACTCGCCGGTAGTAGGCCATGGTGGTTCTCCTCCCGATCGGGTGGCGCGGGCGAGCGCCGTGCGGATCTCCTGGTGCGTGGGGTTGTCGAGGACGGCGGCGACGTGGGCGTCGGGGCGGATGATCCAGACCTCTGCGGGCCGGACGCCGAGGGTGTCGGCGAGGGTGCCGTCGGGATCGATCTCGTCGAGGCCGAGGACCCGTACCGGCCCGGGCGTGGCCACGGCGGCGGTGCGCGCCGCGTCGGCATCCGCTCCCGGCACGACCAGCAGCAGGAACCCGTCCCTGGCGAGCTCCCGGAACCGCCGCGCGGGTCGTGGGTGGATACGAGTGCCATGGCCCGTGGCGCCACTCACGACCTGGTGTACCGGGACATCGGGGACGAGGATGCCCGGGCCCGGCGGTGGCGTGGCCCCTCGGGGAGGGCGGCCGGCGAACGGCCGGGTGGCGGACGGGGTGGTGAGCGGCGAGCCGACGTACCAGAACGGCTCGGCGAGGCGCCCCGAGTCGACGAGCGCGCGGGCCGCGGGGTCGTCGGCGGCGCGGGAGAGGACGTCGCGCCGGTGGGCGGCCGCGGCCTCGTCCTGCGGGACGAGGAAGTCCATCGTCGCCGTGGTGACGGCGATGTTCTCCAGCGCCGCGGCGTGCCGCTCGTCGTGGTAGGTGTCCAGCAGGGCATCGGGCGCCCACCCGTGCCCGACATACGCGATCTTCCACGCGGCGTTCTCCGCGTCGGCGACGCCGGAGTTGAGCCCGCGGGCCCCGAACGGCGAGACCAGGTGCGCCGCGTCGCCCGCGATGAGGATGCGCCCGCAGCGCATGCGGTCGACCAGACGGGAGTGGAAGCGGTAGACCGACTTCCACACGATCTCGTAGTCCCGGTCCCCGATGATCGCGCGGATCCGGGCGTCCAGGGCGCCTGATGCGGTCTCCGCGTCGAGGTCGTAGCCGGCGGGCACCTGCCAGTCGATCCGGAAGGTGGAGTCGGGGCAGGGGTGGATGAGCACCTGACGGCCGGGGTTCCAGGCCGGGTCGAAGTAGAACCGCCGCTCGGTGGCCCATCCGGGCAGATCCGTGCGGATGTCGCAGATCAGGAACCGGTCGTCGAAGGAGTGGCCCCCGAAGTCCACCCCGAGCAGGCGGCGCAGCTCGTCGCAGCGGGACCCGGCGCACACGACGAGGTGGTCGCCGCGCAGCCGCGTGCCGTCCGCGCACCGCACGGTGACGCCGGCGCCGTCCTGGTCGATGTGGACGACCTGGTGGCCCCAGCGCACGTCGACGAGCGGCTCGGCGGCGATGCGCTCGTCGAGGATCTGCTCGGTGCGGCTCTGGGAGATGTTGACGAACGGCGGGAACGCGGGCCGGCCCGGCTCGGCGAACGTGTAGCTGAACAGCTCCGCGTCGCGGTGGAACGTGCGTGCGGTCGTCCAGGTGACGCCCTCGTCGGCGATGCGGCGGCCCGCGCCGACGGCCTCCCAGATGTCGAGGACGTCGCGCTGCTGGCAGATCGCCTTCGACCCGACCGCGTCCCGCGCGGGGCGCTGGTCGAGGACGATCGCCGGGACGCCCCAGCGGGCGAGCAGCAGGGCGGTGGTCTGCCCGACCGGGCCTGCCCCGAGGACGAGGACCGGGTTCACGGCCGGATTCATGACTGGAGCTGGGCCCAGACCTCCTGGTCGCGTTCCGCGGTCCAGATGATCGGGCGCTCGATTCCGGACAGCTCGTCCCACAGCCGCGAGACGTCGAAGGGCAGGCAGTGTTCGAAGATCGGCCAGTGCCCGTAGTCGTCGACGAGCGCGGCGTGGGTGGCCTCGAAGGCCTCCTTGAGGGTGCCGCCGCGCTCCTGCACGGCGCCGACTTCGCGGATCATCACCTGCAGGAAGCCGCGGGTCTGCTCGATGGCGGCGTCGACCTCGGCGCGGCCGCGGCTCACCGCGCCGCGCCCGCCGACGAGCTGCTCGGCGCCGAGCGCCTTGACCCGGTCGAGGGTGCCGCCCGCCCAGTCGCGGTGGAACGCGTCGCCGGTGTAGAGCGCGGCCTGCGCCTCGACGAGGTCGCCGGCGAAGAGGATCTTCTGGCGCGGGAGCCATGCGGTGATGTCGCCCTCGGTGTGGCCGCGCCCGTGGTACTGCAGCACGAGGTCGCCGCGGTCGCCGCCGAGGTCGATCGTGAGCCGGTCGGCGAAGGTGAGGGTCGGCCAGGTGAGCCCGGGCACCGAGTCCGCGCCCTCGGCCAGGCGCGGCATGCGGGCGAACTCGCTCTCCCAGTCCTCCTTGCCCCGCTCGGCCACGAGCGCGCGGGTGATCTCGTGGGCCACGATGACGTCGGCGTCGAACGCCGACGCGCCGAGGACGCGGACGGCGTGGTAGTGCGAGAGCACGAGGTAGCGGACCGGCTTGTCGGTGTGCTCGCGCAGGCGGTCGAGCCACTTGCGCGCGGCCACCGGGGTGGCGAGCGCCTCGAAGCAGACGAGGAAGTCCTCACCCTCGACGGCCCCGATGTTGGGGTCGCCCTCGGCGGTGAGGGCGTACACGCCGTCGGCCAGGACCTCGAGAGTCTGCGCCTTTACGGCGGTGTCGGCGGAGGAGGCGAACGGCTTCGTCTTGTTCGGAGCCTTGTTCGGAGCCTTGTTCGGACCGGCCACGGTGACGTCCTCCCGGCAAATAAAAGGTTTAACTACCGGGGACCGTAGAGCCTCGCGGCCATGAACGCCACCCCGGACTCAGAAGCGGTGGCTGACCCAGTCCTGGGTGCGGGCGGCCCGTGCGAGCTTGGCCAGCACGGTGTTGAACACCTCCAGCTCCTCGGGCGTGAGGAGCGCGGCCCACTCCGCCTCCCGCTGGTTGTGGACCCGCAGCGCCGCCTCCAGCCGGCTCGTGCCCTCCTCGCTGAGCGAGAGCACCACGCCGCGGCGGTCCCGCTCGTCGGGGCCGCGCTCGAGCAGGCCTGCGGCGGTGAGCGTCCGGGACAGGCTCGACACCGCCGCACGGCTCATCCCCGACAGCTCGGCCGCGCGGCTGGCCTCCTGCGGGCCGGAGACCCACAGGGTGAACAGCAACCGGAAGGCCGACCAGCTCCACCCGGCCGGCCGGTGCACGGTGGACTCCAGGTCGTAGACGACGGTGCTCGTGACCCGGTACAGCAGCAGCACCATCTCCATGGCGGACCGGTCCGTCCCCGGCAGGCGCTCCACCGTGCGGTCGGGAGCGATGTCGGCGAAGGACAGGAACGCGTCAGGGTGCTGGCCCACTGATCGATGGTAGGGGGGTGGGCTCAGTGCGGGGCCGCGACGCCGCCGAAGTGCTTCTCGATCAGTGCGGTGGCCTTCTCCCGCTGGCGGATGCTGATCTCGGTGGCGTGTTCCTCCCACCCGAATACGCAGGAGGAGAGCACGCCGTCGAAGCCGATGCTGGCCAGTGCGGCGAAGGCCTCGTCGAAGTCGACCTCGCCGCGACCGATCTCGGCGTGCTGGTGCACGCGGGCGGTCGAGGCGGGCGGGTTGACGATGTAGCGCAGCCCGTTCGAGGCGGTGTGGTCGAGGGTGTCGGCCAGGTGCACGTAGGTGAGCTTCTCGGCGGCGGCGGTGATGATGCCGGTGGCGTCGTTGCCCTGGTGGAAGGTGTGCGGGGTGCAGTAGAGGAAGGAGATCCAGTCCCGGTTCAGCCCGCGGACGAGGCCGACCGCGGCGTGGCCGTCCTCGATGAAGTCGTCGGGATGCGGTTCGAGCACCAGCTTGATGCCTTCGCGCTCGAAGACCGGGGTCAGTTCGTCGAGGGAGCGCAGGAACTGGCTCTCGGCGTGTTCGGCGGCTTCGGGCCGGCCGTTGAACTCGGAGTTCATGACGTCGACGCCGAGGTCGACCGTGATCTGGATCGCCCGCTTCCAGGCGCGCACGGCGGCTCGGCGTTCGTCCTCGCCGGGGCCGGACCAGCGCAGCACCGGCAGCACCGATGCGATGCCGATGCCGGCGTCGGCGGCGCGCTTGCGCAGCTTGGCGACGCCGGCATCGTCGACGCGGGGGTGGCCGAAGAACGGGATGAAGTCGGCCTTGGGGGAGAGCTCCATGTGGGAGTAGCCCGTGCGGGCGACGACGTCGGGCAGCTCCCACACCGAGTGCGTCGAGTGGAACATCTGCGGGTCGAGGGCGAGCTTCACCGCTGTCCTCCCGTGGTTCGGCCGCGAGGACCCGGACGCTAGTCAGGCGGAAGTCCGTATGTCAAGACAAAGTCTCGACGTCGCCCGACTAGGCGGCCCGGCGGGAGGTGCGCGCCCTGCGCAGCTCCCGGCGCTCGGTCTCGGTGGTGCCCCCGAAGATCCCGTGGTCGAGGCCGTTGTCGAGCGCGTAGTCGAGGCACGCGGTGCGCACGGGGCAGCGCGCGCAGACGGCCTTCGCGCGGTCCACCTGGTGGGCGCCGGGCCCCATCTCCGTCAGCGGGAAGAACAGTTCCGGGTCGTGGTCCCGGCAGGCGGCACCCTGCCGCCAGTCGTCGAAGTCAGGCATGGGTGTGCCGCCTCCAATCGTGGGTGTGGGCGCGCGAGATGCCCGCGCGAGCACGGTGGGTGGGCGCGCCGCCTCGTGGCGACGCAGGTGGGGGATCGACCGCGGGCGCGAATGCGCCGCGCGACGACGATGCCCGGTTCAACGCGCGGTCTCAACCGAGTTGTTCCCGTCGCGGATGTGACCGTGCCTGCTCTTCCGGGCGCTCGACATCCCGCCGCTGCCCGAGCAGCGCGCGAGCCGATTCCCGGGGACCTGCGCGGCCGGCCGGCCGCGCGGCAGGGATCAGGACCGCGGGTTGAACGGGTCGGCCACCAGGGGTGCGGGCTTGGGGCGTGCCGACGCGGCGGCGCGCTCCTTCTGGGGCACCGGCTGCCGGAAGGGCAGCGTGTCGACGGCCCGCGGGCCGGCTGCTGCCGGAGGTGCGGAGGGAGGTGCGGCGGGCGTCTCGGTCGTGATCACCTGGCGCGCGGCCACCTGTTCCTTCGGCGCGGGCGTCCGCTTCGCCTCCGGGATCCGAGTCGCCTGACGAACTCCGCCCGGAACGGCGCGGGCGGCGGACACGAACGGGGCGAGCGCCTGCTGCAGGGCGCTGAGGTGCGACTCCGACAGGTCGATCTCGTAGCTGCGGCCGTCCAGGGCGAACGACACCGTCGTCACGGCCTGGGAGCCGTCGATGTCATCAACGAGCCGAGTCATGACGTACCGCGCCAAGAACGTTCCCAATCCCTTGAGTGGCAGACCCGCCCGACAGTACGACATGTCGCCGTTCCCGCTCGGGTGGGTGGGCCTGGCCGGCCGTCGTTCTGGTGAACGGTCGCTACGATTCCGCTGTGAAGAACAAGCCGGCGTACGGCATCGGCTCCGTCGACCATGCGCTGCACTTGGCGACGCTGCTGCTGCACGAGGGCCCGCTGCGGGTCACCGACGCCGCCGCGCGCCTGGGCGTCGCCCGCTCCACGGCGCACCGGCTGCTCGCGATGCTCGTCTACCGCGACTTCGCCGAGCAGGACGAGGACCGGCGCTACGTGGCCGGTCCGGTGCTGCGCGGGGCTCCGGCGCCGGAGCCGGTCGCCGACCTGCGCAGGATCGCGCTGCCACACCTCGAGGCCCTGGCGGCCCGGACCGACGAGTCGGTGAACCTGATGACCGTGGTCGGCGATCGGGCCCGGTTCGTCGCCAGCGTGGAGTCGGCGCAGATCCTGCGCGTCGGCGACCGGGAGGGGCGGATGCTGCCGGCCCACCTCGCGTCGGGCGGGCGGGCGGTGCTCGCGTCCCGGCCGGAGAGCGACGTGATCGAGCTTTACTCGGGGCCGGACTCGCCGGTGGCGGACGTCGCCGTGCTGCTGCGGGACCTGCGGCGGGTGCGCAAGCAGGGGTTCGCCGTCAACGACCAGGCCACGGAGACGGGCGTGACCGCGATCGGGCAGGCGGTCCGGTGCCCGGAGGGGATGGTGCCCGCGGCCGTCTCGATCGCGATGCCGACGGTGCGGTACCGCCGCGACCGGCTCGCCGCGTGGACGCGGGACCTCGCAACGGCCGTCGCGCGCATCGAGCGGGACGTCGCGGACGGTTCTGTGCTGCAGAACAACGGCGCCCTCTGAGCGGGACGGTTCTAGCGTTGCCGCATGACCACGACGCTCTCGCCGGTGACGCTGAAGGCGGTCGACGGGCCGGGGCAGCCGGAACGGACCCCGGCGCTCGAGGATCTCTACCGCGGGTTCGAGCAGGAGCTGCTCGTGCCGCTGTGGACCGAGATCGGCGACCTGATGCCGACGAGCCCGCGCCCGGCCGCGCGGGCGCACCTGTGGCGGTGGCAGAACCTGCTGCGGCTGGCGGAGCGGTCCGGGGACCTGGTGCCGGTCGGCCGCGGCGGCGAGCG
This window harbors:
- a CDS encoding FAD-dependent monooxygenase, coding for MNPAVNPVLVLGAGPVGQTTALLLARWGVPAIVLDQRPARDAVGSKAICQQRDVLDIWEAVGAGRRIADEGVTWTTARTFHRDAELFSYTFAEPGRPAFPPFVNISQSRTEQILDERIAAEPLVDVRWGHQVVHIDQDGAGVTVRCADGTRLRGDHLVVCAGSRCDELRRLLGVDFGGHSFDDRFLICDIRTDLPGWATERRFYFDPAWNPGRQVLIHPCPDSTFRIDWQVPAGYDLDAETASGALDARIRAIIGDRDYEIVWKSVYRFHSRLVDRMRCGRILIAGDAAHLVSPFGARGLNSGVADAENAAWKIAYVGHGWAPDALLDTYHDERHAAALENIAVTTATMDFLVPQDEAAAAHRRDVLSRAADDPAARALVDSGRLAEPFWYVGSPLTTPSATRPFAGRPPRGATPPPGPGILVPDVPVHQVVSGATGHGTRIHPRPARRFRELARDGFLLLVVPGADADAARTAAVATPGPVRVLGLDEIDPDGTLADTLGVRPAEVWIIRPDAHVAAVLDNPTHQEIRTALARATRSGGEPPWPTTGESVTSRPSGTPSTAPPTGASTTRS
- the fahA gene encoding fumarylacetoacetase, yielding MTDASLFGLDNLPYGVFSPAGGTPRVGVRYGDSVVDLSVLLDDPVFATPSLGAFMAQGRSRWTRVREQLTDLLAGDVPDAALHPVGDVRMHLPFEVADYVDFYASEHHASNLGRLFRPDSEPLMPNWKHLPVGYHGRAGTVVVSGTDVVRPCGQRKAPDEAAPTFGPSRRLDIEAELGFVVGVGSQLGDRIGVDEFAEHVFGAVLLNDWSARDLQAWEYVPLGPHLGKSFATSISPWVVPLAALEAARVPLPGQDPQPLPYLRGREDWGLDIDLLVEWNGEEVSRPPYREMYWSAAQMLAHMTVNGASARVGDLFASGTISGPEKHQRGAFIELTWGGREPVTVKGEERTFLQDGDEVRISATAPGTSGGRIGFGEVTGTIRAPMP
- a CDS encoding alpha/beta fold hydrolase — protein: MGPDAPYDVHEIPDFTLACGATLRPARIAYQTYGTLNAAKDNAIVYPTWYSGRHWDNEWLIGEDKALNPDRWFIIVPNMLGNGLSSSPSNTPPPWDRARFPQIAVRDNVAAQHRIVTEVFGIETLQLVLGWSMGAGQTYQWAVSHPEMVQRILPFCGSPRTAPHNKVFLDSLRHALRADAAFAEGWYEPDALPVRGLRAFARIYAGWGFSQAFYWDEVWRELGHTSLEDFAVGFWEGFFLDGRDPNNLLTMLDTWWNGDVGATPGFASTEEALASIRARAIVMPAEKDLYFPPEDEQWAVSHMKTAELRVIPGVWGHFAGGGANPVDTAFIDQAVGELLSR
- a CDS encoding MBL fold metallo-hydrolase — translated: MAGPNKAPNKAPNKTKPFASSADTAVKAQTLEVLADGVYALTAEGDPNIGAVEGEDFLVCFEALATPVAARKWLDRLREHTDKPVRYLVLSHYHAVRVLGASAFDADVIVAHEITRALVAERGKEDWESEFARMPRLAEGADSVPGLTWPTLTFADRLTIDLGGDRGDLVLQYHGRGHTEGDITAWLPRQKILFAGDLVEAQAALYTGDAFHRDWAGGTLDRVKALGAEQLVGGRGAVSRGRAEVDAAIEQTRGFLQVMIREVGAVQERGGTLKEAFEATHAALVDDYGHWPIFEHCLPFDVSRLWDELSGIERPIIWTAERDQEVWAQLQS
- a CDS encoding homogentisate 1,2-dioxygenase; this encodes MAYYRRVGDIPPKRHTQHRTPDGGLYYEELMGEEGFSSDSALLYHRGVPSALVDASPWELPDQALTENRPLLPRHLKLHDLVGEDWKAADAVTGRRLVLGNADVRISYVAAGQPSPLYRNAIGDECVYVESGAATVETVFGVLTARQGDYVLLPRATTHRWVPTGSDPLRLYAIEANSHIAPPKRYLSRYGQLLEHAPYCERDLHGPGEPFLVEGTDVEVLVKHRGSRGVTGTRHVYPTHPFDVVGWDGCLYPYTFNVSDFEPITGRVHQPPPVHQVFEANNFVICNFVPRKVDYHPLAVPVPYYHSNVDSDEVMFYCGGDYEARKGSGIGQGSISLHPGGHSHGPQPGAVERSLGAEFFDELAVMVDTFRPLELGEGGIAAEDPAYAWSWAGRGPAR
- the fmdA gene encoding formamidase, which codes for MPDVVFSVDQARSMRDQAVPGHNRWHPDIPPAVTVRPGQSIRVECREWTDGQIGNNDSANDVRDVDLTHAHMLSGPIHVDGAEPGDLLVVDILDLGPVPQESGDAPGQGWGYTGIFAKDNGGGFLTDRFPDAYKAIWDFAGQKCTSRHIPGVEFTGITHPGLFGTAPSPELLGRWNARERALIATDPDRVPPLALPPLEENALGGTASGDALAAIARDGARTVPARENGGNHDIKNFTRGSRVFYPVHVPGALFSGGDLHFSQGDGEITFCGAIEMGGFIDFHVDLIKGGMQTYGVTTNPILMPGNVEPRYSEFLTFIGIGVDHGSDTQLYNDATAAYRNACLNAVEYLTKFGYSGAQAYLLLGAAPIEGRVSGVVDIPNACCSLYLPTAIFDFDIRPSASGPVSADRGSCAVSS
- a CDS encoding MarR family winged helix-turn-helix transcriptional regulator, with amino-acid sequence MGQHPDAFLSFADIAPDRTVERLPGTDRSAMEMVLLLYRVTSTVVYDLESTVHRPAGWSWSAFRLLFTLWVSGPQEASRAAELSGMSRAAVSSLSRTLTAAGLLERGPDERDRRGVVLSLSEEGTSRLEAALRVHNQREAEWAALLTPEELEVFNTVLAKLARAARTQDWVSHRF
- the ligD gene encoding non-homologous end-joining DNA ligase, with the translated sequence MTADDTEVLDIAGRKVRITSPGKVLFPARGETKLDLARYYLAVAEPLMAAMGGRPVLLQRFPKGASGPSFFQKRVAPTAADPWVTTTVVSTPNGTTSNALVAVDLAHVLWAVNMGCLGFHVWPVTAADPAHTDELRIDLDPGPGVTFTMIREAAAETKALLDELGVAGHPKTTGSRGIHVYVRLQPRWDGYAVRAAAVAVARELERRRPDLITAAWWKEERGTRVFVDFNQNAPHKTVFGAWSVRANPHGQVSTPFDWRELESITPTELTIATVPARIAGHGDPWAEMSSERQSLEPLLELHRRDTAGGLMDAPWPPVYPKMPGEPPRVAPSRARKP